TTATTAAAGTCTAATTTATTATCTACTCCTATATAAACTCTATTAGCTTTTAAGTTATTTGTATTAGTTTCTAAATAATTATAATCAGTATTTATCCAAAAACCTTTATTAGTTTCATTGTTTCTTAGATATGTAAATCTATGCTCTATATCATCTATGTAATACTTTGATACATAGTATGGAGAGTATATTATGGTCTTTACTGTACTTACAACATTTGGATTAAAATATTCAAGTTCTACTAAATCAGCATCATTAGGATTGATTTTACCAATTCCATTCCATACTTGTTCGTCTATATTTACACTAGATTTGATATCGTTTTTTACATTTTCTGGCTTATTCTTACTTAAACCTAAACTCCACACCCCATCATCATCTATTTCATCAAAATGTAATATTTTAGTATTATAGTTAGCTAAAATAGTTTTATAAGATACTTTAAAATATCCTGAATCTTTTTTACCATTTACAATGGCGATAGGAACATTATTTTTAGTTAAAGCACTTAAATTTGTATTAGATAAAATTATTTCATTATTGCTACCTTCAGCATTATTATTTACAACGATAGGACCACTAAAATCATTATAAAGATTGGTATTAATTCCACCTCCATACATATAAAACTTTGTATCATTTGCATTGAGATTATTTGTAACAACCTGTGCTTGTATATGAGAATTATTTAATATTAAATTATCAGCTCTAATACCACTAATACTTATGCTATTATTTTTAGCATTTAATATTTTTAATGTTGAATTAGTTAGAGTATACGATGTATTTGGCACTAAATTATCAATATTCTCATAGGTGTTATCAACTTTATCATTTATACTAGATAAAGTATTTCCACCTGTTAATTCTATTATTGCTTCATTAGCGTTTAAAGTATTGGTTTTAAATACATTAGCATTAAAATCATCTGTAATCTCTGAATGTTTATGAACCAATATATCTTTTTCAAATTTATTAGCACCACTTGCATTTAGATTACATTGTTCTACATTATTAGTATATTTTGAATTTTTTGTAATTAATGTACCACACTTGTTATTATCAAATTTAATTTCTGAATTAATATTAGAATTAACAATATTTAATTTTGCATTATTTGTAATATCTCCACTAATATTTTCAGCATCAGTAATATTTATTTTACCACCTGTATCATTTGTAATTGTGCTTGAAATTTTTTCAATATTTTCCAAACTTAACTCAGCATTATTTTCATTATTGATAGTAGAACTAATTTCTTCAGCGTTATTTATTTTTAATTTAGAATTATCACCAGTATTTGTAATGCTATTCCCTGTTATTTTATCAGTGTTATTAATGCTTAAACTACCACCATTTTGATTAGTTATATTATCAAATTTCGCAATATTATCTAATACGACACTAATAGCTTCATTTATTAAATCAGTCATATCAGCATGTGTTAATAAAGTATTACCTTTACCATCTAATTTAAGCTTATTCTTAAATACCGAATCAGTCAATTTATTTTCACCATCACTTATTGTTGTTTTATTATTAAATACTGAGCCTGTATCAGTTACATTTTTAGCAAAAATTTCACCATCAAAGGTAGTTCCTTCTGAATATAAACAATCTGCTTCAACTTCACCTTTTAAAGTAGTATCATACGACTTTAAACACGAAGTTTTTCCTTTAACTTTTATGTCTGATGTTAATGTTGAATTCCTCACTACAAATTCTCCGTTAGCATTGATTTTGTTTTCCATTTTAGAATTAATATTATCAATGTTTTGAACTTCTAAATTATTAGTTATTAGTGTAACATTTTTACCTATGTTAGTTCCTTTAGTACTACCATCAATTACTGCATTGTTAGTGCTGTTAATAATAATAGAATTAGTATCATTTACTTCACCACATATACTAGCACCACTATTTAAATCAAAATCTTTTGTATCAATATTAGAGCAAACTTTAGCCTTATTACTTAGAGTGGTTTTTCCATTATTAGTAGTTATTTTTGAATCATTACCTTTAAATTCACCACCACTAATAGTTATATTAGAATTTTTTGATGTTAATTTTGAATCTTTTGAATTTGTATCATTTAAATTTATATCATTAGTAGCATTAATTATAGCATTAGCTATATTACTAGAATTTATCTTAATATTATTACCTGAATTAATGTCTATTTTATTTATATCGGCATTTTCTATATTGATATCATTATTAGCTTTTAAATTTGCATTAATTGTAGTAGCCTCAGTGCCACTGATTTTAATATCATTACTAGAAGTTAAATTTGCATTTATTTCGCTAGGTTTCATTATATCATTTGATGTAACAATAATATCTTTTGTAGCATTAATGTTTGCATTTATGATGCTATTATTTAAATTAGCTTTTTCATTTAATGTAATATTAGATGTTTTATCATCTTTACCTATAATTGCACCATTATTTGTAGTAAGATTATTTGCATTGATTGTACCTGAAGTTAATTTTCCACTATCTACATTAATATTATTAGCCTCATTAATATCACCACTAATCTCACCATTATTATTTACATTGATATCATTAGCCTTTGTAATATCCCCAGTAATTTCAGTGTCTTTTCCTAATGTAACATTATTAGCATTTGCTATTGTTGAATTTATTATAGTTTTTGGATTATTTGTAGCTGGTTCAGGTTGGAATTTATTATATTCTCCTAAATCTTGTGCTTTATTTGTTAAAGTTATATCACCTTTTACATCTACAATTCCACCACTAATATTAGCACCATTTGATATTGTTAAAGTACCATCAGCCTTAGTGCTAGTTAGATTACCTGATATATTAGCATTATCTATAGTAGCACTATCAAAAGTGCTATCTCCATTAACATTAGCACCCCTTCTTACTACTAAATCTTTAGTATTTATATTACCCTCAACAGTAGTATTACCACAAGTTCCACCTATAACATCAACTTTTCCACCACTATTTACACTAGAATTTACAAAAGAACCATTTGCGATTATAACTAAATTATCACCATTTAATACCCCACCTTGAGTAATAGAACAATCAATTATAGTGCTTTTAGCTGATAAGCTGTCGTTTGTTAAATGTATCGTTGAATGATTTTTAGCTGTGAAATTTTCAGCTGTCATTTTAGAATTTTCTTTGGCTTCTGAATTGTTAAAAATTATATCTTTTGTATTTACAATACCATTTTCTCCTAAAATAGCTCCACTTTCAAATTCTGCTGTAGTAGTTATTGTAGAATTAGCATTTAATGTAGCACCATCTTTTACAAGCAATTTATTAGCATTAATTGTCCCTTTTATATTGGTATCTTGAGTGCCAGGTGCAGGGTATTTGCTATCTAACATTTTATTACTTAAAATAACACTTCCACTATTTGTTATAAAATTAGCATTTTTACCTGATTTAGCTCCATATCCTAAGAGTATATCACTATTTTTAGATTCTAATTCTCCATTTATAGTCCCCATATATACTTGGATTTTATTATTAGCTGTAATTTTTGCAGTTTTTTCTACATTTGCATTTAATAAATCCACACTATCATCTATATCTAAAATACCTTTTACATTTGCACTTCTTACAGCAGCTTTATTTGCCTTGATTGTTTTATCTGCATTCAAGGTAGCATCACTTGACATATCTACAAATCCACTTGCATTTATATTGGCATTGATTATTGTATCTTTGTTGCTAATAGTAATGTCTTTAACATTTGTAATATCTGCATTAATTTTACTTGCACTACTAATTGTTGCATTACCACCTATATCAAGAGCTGAATTAATTTCGCTGTTGTTATCTATAATTACATCGCCAGTTGATTTGAAACTATTTCCATTATAAGTTGAGTTTATAAAATCAGCCTTTATTGTGTTGATATTTGCACCATTAATATTTGCATTAGTAGATTTAAAATAATTACTTTTAAATTCTCCACCACTAACATTAGTTTTGTCTTTACCTAATTCTCCAATATCAATAACATTTGTGCTAGTAAATAATCCACCACTTACATTGCTACCTGATTTAATATATATATCATTTGCGTTTAGTTCTCCACCACTAACATTACCAGCTATATTAGCATTGCCATTCGTAGCTATAATTTCTCCACCTGATACATTACCACTAATATCTACAGCTTGAGCTGTGATAGTCCCACCGCTAATTATACCATTAGTTTGCAAGTCTAATTTACCATTAGTGGCTGTGTGAGTACCATTACTAATACTAGCACCATCTTTTACTATGATATCGGTTTTTGCTGTAGAATTCCCACTTATATTAGAATTATTTGTATATGTTATTGAACCAGCTGTGCTTGTTATATTAGCATTACTAGTTGAGTTATCAATAACTACATTGCCTTTACTTGAAGTTATTATTAAATCACTTGATAATGAATTATTAGCATTATTATCCTTAATTATTATATCGCCATTTATTCCAATAGTTTTTAAATTTAATTTAGAATTTGTAATGTCTAATGTGCTATCTTTTGCACTATTAGACAAAATGCCACCTGATGAAGTAAGAGTTGAATTACCAATATTTATTTTTGCATTTGCCTTACCAACTACTATGTTATTAAAATTAACTGTAGAATCATTGATTGTAACATTACTATTAGTAGAAATATTACCAGTGGTTGTAACATTGCTATTATTATCTATCGTTAAATTATCAGCATTTATTCGCTCACCATTTAAATTAACATTGTTTGTAATGATTAATTTTTGTATAGCTTCAGTAGTTGACCCACCAGTTGTACCTAAATTTACATTTGCGTAAGTGCCGCCATCAATTGTTATACCGCCATTTCTACTACCAGTAGCTTGACCTATGTTAGAATTACTTGCTGTTACATTTTTAAGCGTTAATGTATTATCTTTCCCGCCTACGATATTTATATGGTTAGGATTTGTTCCAGTAATAGTAGTGCCTGTAATTGTATTATCGCCACTAAATTCTACTTTACCACTATTTGTAGTAATTGTGCCACTTTCCATATTAATACCATTTGCTTTTATACTAGTATCATTAGCATTGATATTAGATGAGATTATATTTATGTTATTTAGGTTTGTAGTGCCTGCTTTGTTATTTAAATCAATATTATTTATAGTGCCTTTAGCGTTGTTTGTTTCGCCTATAGTTAAATTTCCTAAATTTTGATTGATTGTGACATTACTAGCATCTTTTCTAATAGTTATTGTATTAGAGTTATTTATAATATTGTTTGCTTTATTATTACCTAAGATATCGGTTATATTCATGATAGTAGCATTATTTTCTATAGTGCTTGAATTTAAGCTTAGTTTATTTATAGTCATATTATTTGTAGTTTGTTTTGAATTTTCGTTAATTTTCTTTTCTGTTTTTAAATCTGAATTATTTAGACTTAATTCATTAAAATTAATATCACCAGTTGCTTTTCTAAGCAAAGAATTATTTATCTCACTTTTACCTTTTACAGTTAGTTTAGAATCTACAACAAGATAGGCATTATTTGAGGTTAAATTCCCTTCTACTATTAATTCTGTATTACTATCCATATAAAGAGCATCTTTATTTTTTAATGTATTTACATCTGTATTAACTGATAAATTTGATAATTTGTTATTTAGAGTTAGGTCTTTTTTGATAGTAAGTTTTGTATTAGTTGCAGGAACTAGCCAATCTTTTCCCATCCATAATGAAGCACCATTTTCATTATTAACAATTAAATTTCCTAAAACTAAATCCGTATTACCATCAGATGGGTGTAAATCAAGTGTTCCAGTTACTGTTAAGGTAGAATTATCAGGTGTGATATTATTTTTAAAAACTATATTATTAACATGCATATTTTCACTACCACCAGTGTAATCAATCGTTGCATTTTCTTCTTCAATAGTTAAGGTTTTTGTACTAAGATTATAATTTGTCGCTGCGTTTGCTGAAGTGATAATTACAAAAGTTATTAAGGACATTTTAACAGTTTTATTCATTTTTAATCCCCTATCACATAAATGTTAAAATAATATAACAAAAAAAAAAAAAAAATAAGCTTAATATTTTAAAAATTTTTAAAATATTAAAAATTGATTATTTTTTAATTTATGATTTTTTAGAGCATTTAATTATTATATTTTAAATCAAATATGATAGCATTATACATATTTTATTAGAAAGGAAAAATATGAAAAAAACCTTATTAGCTTTAAGTTTAGTAGGTATGTGTTTTGTTGGTTGTGGTGATAAAATTAGCGATGATATGGTAAAAAAATATGAGGCAAATTTAAATACTAATTTTAAAGAGGCATTATTAGAAATCCCAAATGATGCTGGAGTAAGAGTGAATTTTAATGATTTTAAATGTTCTAAACAAAAAGAATCAGTAAATTGCGTTAGCGATGCCTTAAAAATTAACATTCAAGGTGCTGAAGCTATAACTGTTGATAAAATAACAGTTAATGATAATGGATTTTATAATGGTAAGGCGACTGGACTTATATCGTTAAAAGATTTACATAAAGATATGATGTTTGAAAACCTTTATTCTAGTGCGAAATTCCAAGGTGTAAAATTATCTGATGCATTTAAGGGGATGGCAGCTATGATTGCTATGAGTGAACCTAAATTTTCATTTTTAAATAGTTTAGCAAATGGTGTGTATGATTTGGATATAAATACTAATATTATGAAAAATAATGAAGTAAATTATGATATTGTATTAAATAACATAATTAATAAAGATTCATTATCTTTTAAATTTAATGGTAAGGTATTAGATTATTTTTATGAAATAACTGACAAACTTGGTTTAAGATATGATGTAGAAAAGCAAAATATGACAGAACCTAATATAGAAATGATTGCTAATCTAGGACTTACACAAGAAGATATTGCAAAAATATTTTCTATAAGTAATGTTAAGATGGATTTAGTTATGCAAGACTTATTATCTTTAAAAGAAGTATTAAATTCTGAGTTTGAGTTTGCACCTAATGATTTTAAAGAAACATTTGGTGATATTGTGAATGAATTTATAAACAATACTCCACATAAATTAAATTTTGATATTAAGATTAAAGAAGGTTTTGATGTATTCAAAAATTATGAAAATGATAAGCTTATGTTAGAAAATGTAACGCTTAATGTAAATGGCAAGGATATGAATACAAGAGTTAAAACTATGATAGAAAAAGAAGAAAGCAAAAGTGAATAAATTAAAACGACTAAATTTATTTAGTCGTTTAATATTATTTTATAGCCTGTAGAAGTGATATTTTTTATAATATCTACTTCTATTTTATCTCTAAATCTTTTAATAAAAGTCCTGACTGAACCATCTTTAACATCTTTTGTTCCCCAACAAATTTCTTTTATATCATCTAAACTTATTACTTTTCCTATCGGTTCACTAAGAGCTTTTAATAATGCTAGTTCTTTTTTAGTTAGTTCTATTTTATTTATTGTATTATCAAAAATAGAGCGAATTAAATCTAGTTTATATTGACCTAATTTTATTTCTTTACTCATATTTGAAATAATACTTTTTATTGTAGCGATTAATTCCTCGGGAATTATAGGTTTTATTAAATATTTATTAATATTTATATCAATAGCTTTTAATAGTTTTTCCTTATCACTATGAGCTGATATCACTACTATAGGCGTATTTGGACTGATTTCTTTAATACTTTTAGCTAGACTTAATCCGTCTTTTACTGGCATTAAAACATCGCAAATTACAATATCAGGTCTATATTTTTTAAATTTATTAAATCCATTAACCCCATCATTGGCATAAAAAATTTCATTAAATAGAGGTGATAAAATATCAGCTGTTAATTTTGCTATATTTTTTTCATCTTCAACAATTAATAAATTTAACATTAATCTCCTTTAAATATTATTTCAAAACATGCTCCATTTTTATAATTAGAGCAAGTAATCGTGGCGTCAATATTATTTAAAATTTGTTTACATATATAAAGACCTAAACCAACCCCTTGTTTTTTATGTTTAGTTGTAAAATATGGGTCAAATATATGTTCTATAATATCATTATGAACACCACCTGCATTATCATAAATTTTTAAAATAAATTTATCCTTATTATAGCTTAAATTAAAAGTTAATATTTTATTAAAATTATTTGTATTATTAAACGCATCTTTAGCGTTATTAATAATATTTACAAATACTTGACTAAGCTCATTTAAATTACATTTTATCGGTATTTTATAAGCATTTTTATCAATTATAAATTTAAGTTTTATATTAGATTTTTTTATTGATTGATAGGTTATAAATAAACTTGATTTTATAACTTTTGGTAACAAATTATATTGAGTAATATGATTAGGATTTATAAAATTTCTAAAATCATTTATAGTTTGGCTCATATTTTGTATGAGTTTTTGACATAATTTATAATGCTTTTTCTTGTTTTCATTATGTAATAAATATATAGCAAGTGATAATTCATTTAATGGTTGTCTCCATTGATGAGCTATATTTTCTAGCATTTGACCCAATATTACTTGTCTATTTTGTTGAAAAATAATTTTTTGTTGTTCGTTATTGATTTTTATAGCTTCTTGTATCTTTTTTTCTAAATTTTGATTTAATTCTTGTAGATTTTTAGTTTTTTCAGCGATTTGCAATTCTAAATTTTCATTTAAATTTAATAATTTTTGTTTAGTATTTGCTAATTCTTCATTTAATAAAAACATTTGCGTAACATCGTGCCTTATAGCGATAAATTCAAATATTTGATTATTTTCATCAAATATTGGGATTATAGTTGTTTGAGCATAAAAAAAATCTCCATTTTTTTTAAGATTTTTTACAATTCCTTTATGAACACGACCAGCTAAAATTGTATCCCATAAAATTTTAAAAGCACTTTGTGGAGTATCTGGATGGCGTATTATATTGTGATTTTTGCCTATTAATTCATCTTTAGAATATCCACAAAGAGTGCAAAATTCATCATTTACGAATGTAATAATTCCATTTATATCAGTTTTAGAAACAATATTAGTATTTTCAATAGCATTTTTATATTCGTTTAATTTATACATTTATCTACTCAAATTTAACGCTAAATAACACAAATAAAATCCATAAATTATTATTACAAAAAATAAAAAATTAGATATATATTTTACTGATTTTAATTTATTAATTAATACACTACCTAAAAACATAGCGGGTAAAGTACTTATACCAAATAGCAACATTGTTAAGAATGCTTCTATAATATTTTTTGAAACCATAGATTTTGCTATGAAAAAATATACAAGACCACAAGGAAAAAATCCATTTAAAAATCCAAAAATTATTCCCTTATATCTAGTTTTTTTATTTTTTTTTAGTAGTTTTAAAATCTGTTTATAAATAAACTGATTTTCAAAAAAACTAAGTAATAATCCCCTTTGTAAAAGTGCAAAACCTAATAATATACAAAAAATTCCCAAAAATGCATATAAAAAAATTTGAAAAGATAATGAACTTATATAAAAACCTAAAAAATACGCTAATACACCTATAATACAATAAGCTAATATTCTAAAAAAATGATATAAAGTTATATCTATTATATTTGTTTTGCTTTGATTAAATAAAATTAAAATACCACCACACATAAAAAAACAATGTGTTAAGCTAAGTCCTAAGCCTAATAAAAAAGTGCCAAGTAAAGAACTTAGCACTTAAATCATTCCTCTTTTTTTCAATTCTTCTTCATATAGTTTTTCATATATTAAATCATATTCTTCACTACCAGGTATTATTTTTCTTTTATAATTGTTTATTTTATCAAATACTAAATCTTCAATATCTTCATAACTTTTTAAATATCCAATAATACTAGAATATATAATATTTCTTACCCTATTTTCTGAAGTTGTAAAATTAATTAAATCTTCATTGATTAAATTATTTAAAATTTCGTGAGATAATGAATTATACCTATCTTCATAGTTCATTAATATACCATATTCATCTGCTAATTTCTTTTTAAGTAGCCAAAACATATTTTTTCTATCAATTTGCATTAAATCTATTTCGTTTTCTTGCTCGCTTATAATTGAATTTACTTTTTCATCTAAACCTTTTTCTTTTAAAACAAGTTGTGTAATCGTATCGTTAGTAATTTTTTTTACTGGCTCTATGCCATTTACTAACTTTATAAGCTTTGAATTTATCAAGTCTATTACAATTTTATTTGAAACATAAGGAATGTGTGGTTGTTTAATACGCATTTTTTTGTCCTTTTTTATTTTTATCAATTATAAATAATTTAAGTAAAAATGAATAAAAAAATTAAAAAATAATATTGTAATTAAATTTAATCTATAAAATCAATTATTACAATAATATTTAATTATTATTTTAGATTAATTTAACTTTAAAAATATTTTATTAATCTAAAATATTAATCCCATTTATGGGATTAATAATCTTCGCTGTTTTCTAATCTATATTCAAGTTCTTCAATTTTTTCTTCTAAAATATATATTTGTTCTTTTATTTTTTCAATTTCTACAAATACTTTATCATTAGGATTTTTATCTTTATTATTAAACTGTTTCATTATATTTAATTCGGCTTTAAATTTTTCAAATTCATTTTGTAATTCGTAAATTAAATTATTATCTTCTTGTTTAATATCTTGTGTTTTTATTTCTTCTACTGTTTCTATTTTTATAGTTTTTGATGGTGCTTTTTCACTCTTTACACTTTTAGTTTCTTTTGTAGTTTTTACACTAGCTTTAGTAGCGGTTTTTTTAGTTGTTTTTTTGTTTTCTTCACTAGATTTTTTAGTAGCCATTTTATCTCCTTTTGATTAAAAAATCGCATTGTAAATATAAAAGGTTAATTCTTATCTAAAAATTCAGTAATTTTTTTCTTGACATTACTTAAAGTCAAATTACTAATTTCTCCTTTATATTCTCCATTTTTATCAAATATATAAAAACTTGAACTATGAGCTACAGTGTAATTTTCATTATCATTATTTTTATAAAATTGTTCTACTTGAATTTTATCATTTTTTTCTAATTCATAACCATTGCCATCATTTATGCTATCTTGGTAAATATAACCATATTTGACACCATAATTTTTTGCTAAATTTACAATTTCTCTATCATTTTTAGGAATTAATGCTATAGAATTTTTATAAAAATATTGTACAAATTCAGTAGTATCATCAGCGTTATCTCTTTTAGGGTCTAAACTAATAAAAATTATTTTTATGTCATTTTTATTTAATTCTTTAATAGCTTGAGATGCTATTGCCATTGATGTAGGACATACATCAGCACATAATGTATAACCAAAATATATTAATAAATTTTCACCTTGAAAATTTTTTAGAGAATATAGTTTATTATCAGGTCCTAATAGTGAAAAATCATATTTTTCTTTTACATTTTCTTTATTAAAACAAGCACTAAATAACATTAATATTAAACAACAAAATATTTTCTTCATTATCCTACCTTTTTACATCAAAATCTATAAAAATTCCTAATTCTTTTTTACCATCAAATAATTCAAATCTATAACGCATGGTGCTTTCAATACAAGAACTAAATACTAAAGTGCCTACATATTCATTATTTATGTATTCAAATTCACTAATAATATCACCCATATACATATTTAATCCATATAATTTAGCATTTAAATTATCAAATTTCTCTAAATTTTTTATAATTACTTTTGTTTCTTTTAATATTTTTAATGGCTTCTCATCAAATTCAAAAATAATTTTTTTATTTTTATAGTTAACTTGACAAGCTGATTTATTAAGGTCACACTCTAAAGGTGTAAGTTCAGTAATCAGTTCTCGTTTCGTTGTATTTTTTGGGTAAAAAATAAAGCCTAGTATAAAAATTATTACTAGGCAAATTATTATCACGTATTTTTTCATTAATGATGTTTATGCATAATTTCTTTAGATGGTATATCTTTCAATTCTACTTTTTCACCATTGCTGAAATTTAATTCTAAATTCACCTTAGTATTTTCATCAATACTTTGTTTTATATCCATCAACATTATATGATAACTTTTAGGTTTTAATTCTACTGAATTATTTGCTGGAATTACAATATCTTTAATTTTTACCATTTTCATCATTCCATCTTCGTTTATATGTGTATGAATTTCTGTAGTATTTGCATAATCACATT
This region of Campylobacter sp. MG1 genomic DNA includes:
- a CDS encoding beta strand repeat-containing protein; this encodes MNKTVKMSLITFVIITSANAATNYNLSTKTLTIEEENATIDYTGGSENMHVNNIVFKNNITPDNSTLTVTGTLDLHPSDGNTDLVLGNLIVNNENGASLWMGKDWLVPATNTKLTIKKDLTLNNKLSNLSVNTDVNTLKNKDALYMDSNTELIVEGNLTSNNAYLVVDSKLTVKGKSEINNSLLRKATGDINFNELSLNNSDLKTEKKINENSKQTTNNMTINKLSLNSSTIENNATIMNITDILGNNKANNIINNSNTITIRKDASNVTINQNLGNLTIGETNNAKGTINNIDLNNKAGTTNLNNINIISSNINANDTSIKANGINMESGTITTNSGKVEFSGDNTITGTTITGTNPNHINIVGGKDNTLTLKNVTASNSNIGQATGSRNGGITIDGGTYANVNLGTTGGSTTEAIQKLIITNNVNLNGERINADNLTIDNNSNVTTTGNISTNSNVTINDSTVNFNNIVVGKANAKINIGNSTLTSSGGILSNSAKDSTLDITNSKLNLKTIGINGDIIIKDNNANNSLSSDLIITSSKGNVVIDNSTSNANITSTAGSITYTNNSNISGNSTAKTDIIVKDGASISNGTHTATNGKLDLQTNGIISGGTITAQAVDISGNVSGGEIIATNGNANIAGNVSGGELNANDIYIKSGSNVSGGLFTSTNVIDIGELGKDKTNVSGGEFKSNYFKSTNANINGANINTIKADFINSTYNGNSFKSTGDVIIDNNSEINSALDIGGNATISSASKINADITNVKDITISNKDTIINANINASGFVDMSSDATLNADKTIKANKAAVRSANVKGILDIDDSVDLLNANVEKTAKITANNKIQVYMGTINGELESKNSDILLGYGAKSGKNANFITNSGSVILSNKMLDSKYPAPGTQDTNIKGTINANKLLVKDGATLNANSTITTTAEFESGAILGENGIVNTKDIIFNNSEAKENSKMTAENFTAKNHSTIHLTNDSLSAKSTIIDCSITQGGVLNGDNLVIIANGSFVNSSVNSGGKVDVIGGTCGNTTVEGNINTKDLVVRRGANVNGDSTFDSATIDNANISGNLTSTKADGTLTISNGANISGGIVDVKGDITLTNKAQDLGEYNKFQPEPATNNPKTIINSTIANANNVTLGKDTEITGDITKANDINVNNNGEISGDINEANNINVDSGKLTSGTINANNLTTNNGAIIGKDDKTSNITLNEKANLNNSIINANINATKDIIVTSNDIMKPSEINANLTSSNDIKISGTEATTINANLKANNDINIENADINKIDINSGNNIKINSSNIANAIINATNDINLNDTNSKDSKLTSKNSNITISGGEFKGNDSKITTNNGKTTLSNKAKVCSNIDTKDFDLNSGASICGEVNDTNSIIINSTNNAVIDGSTKGTNIGKNVTLITNNLEVQNIDNINSKMENKINANGEFVVRNSTLTSDIKVKGKTSCLKSYDTTLKGEVEADCLYSEGTTFDGEIFAKNVTDTGSVFNNKTTISDGENKLTDSVFKNKLKLDGKGNTLLTHADMTDLINEAISVVLDNIAKFDNITNQNGGSLSINNTDKITGNSITNTGDNSKLKINNAEEISSTINNENNAELSLENIEKISSTITNDTGGKINITDAENISGDITNNAKLNIVNSNINSEIKFDNNKCGTLITKNSKYTNNVEQCNLNASGANKFEKDILVHKHSEITDDFNANVFKTNTLNANEAIIELTGGNTLSSINDKVDNTYENIDNLVPNTSYTLTNSTLKILNAKNNSISISGIRADNLILNNSHIQAQVVTNNLNANDTKFYMYGGGINTNLYNDFSGPIVVNNNAEGSNNEIILSNTNLSALTKNNVPIAIVNGKKDSGYFKVSYKTILANYNTKILHFDEIDDDGVWSLGLSKNKPENVKNDIKSSVNIDEQVWNGIGKINPNDADLVELEYFNPNVVSTVKTIIYSPYYVSKYYIDDIEHRFTYLRNNETNKGFWINTDYNYLETNTNNLKANRVYIGVDNKLDFN
- a CDS encoding PAS domain-containing sensor histidine kinase — protein: MYKLNEYKNAIENTNIVSKTDINGIITFVNDEFCTLCGYSKDELIGKNHNIIRHPDTPQSAFKILWDTILAGRVHKGIVKNLKKNGDFFYAQTTIIPIFDENNQIFEFIAIRHDVTQMFLLNEELANTKQKLLNLNENLELQIAEKTKNLQELNQNLEKKIQEAIKINNEQQKIIFQQNRQVILGQMLENIAHQWRQPLNELSLAIYLLHNENKKKHYKLCQKLIQNMSQTINDFRNFINPNHITQYNLLPKVIKSSLFITYQSIKKSNIKLKFIIDKNAYKIPIKCNLNELSQVFVNIINNAKDAFNNTNNFNKILTFNLSYNKDKFILKIYDNAGGVHNDIIEHIFDPYFTTKHKKQGVGLGLYICKQILNNIDATITCSNYKNGACFEIIFKGD
- a CDS encoding response regulator transcription factor produces the protein MLNLLIVEDEKNIAKLTADILSPLFNEIFYANDGVNGFNKFKKYRPDIVICDVLMPVKDGLSLAKSIKEISPNTPIVVISAHSDKEKLLKAIDININKYLIKPIIPEELIATIKSIISNMSKEIKLGQYKLDLIRSIFDNTINKIELTKKELALLKALSEPIGKVISLDDIKEICWGTKDVKDGSVRTFIKRFRDKIEVDIIKNITSTGYKIILND
- a CDS encoding DUF507 family protein, which codes for MRIKQPHIPYVSNKIVIDLINSKLIKLVNGIEPVKKITNDTITQLVLKEKGLDEKVNSIISEQENEIDLMQIDRKNMFWLLKKKLADEYGILMNYEDRYNSLSHEILNNLINEDLINFTTSENRVRNIIYSSIIGYLKSYEDIEDLVFDKINNYKRKIIPGSEEYDLIYEKLYEEELKKRGMI
- a CDS encoding JlpA family lipoprotein adhesin; translation: MKKTLLALSLVGMCFVGCGDKISDDMVKKYEANLNTNFKEALLEIPNDAGVRVNFNDFKCSKQKESVNCVSDALKINIQGAEAITVDKITVNDNGFYNGKATGLISLKDLHKDMMFENLYSSAKFQGVKLSDAFKGMAAMIAMSEPKFSFLNSLANGVYDLDINTNIMKNNEVNYDIVLNNIINKDSLSFKFNGKVLDYFYEITDKLGLRYDVEKQNMTEPNIEMIANLGLTQEDIAKIFSISNVKMDLVMQDLLSLKEVLNSEFEFAPNDFKETFGDIVNEFINNTPHKLNFDIKIKEGFDVFKNYENDKLMLENVTLNVNGKDMNTRVKTMIEKEESKSE
- a CDS encoding sulfite exporter TauE/SafE family protein, with product MLSSLLGTFLLGLGLSLTHCFFMCGGILILFNQSKTNIIDITLYHFFRILAYCIIGVLAYFLGFYISSLSFQIFLYAFLGIFCILLGFALLQRGLLLSFFENQFIYKQILKLLKKNKKTRYKGIIFGFLNGFFPCGLVYFFIAKSMVSKNIIEAFLTMLLFGISTLPAMFLGSVLINKLKSVKYISNFLFFVIIIYGFYLCYLALNLSR